From Candidatus Atelocyanobacterium thalassa isolate ALOHA, a single genomic window includes:
- the ndk gene encoding nucleoside-diphosphate kinase, with product MERTFIMIKPDGVQRKLVSEIISRFELKGFTLLGLKLMSVNKELAEEHYGIHKERPFFKDLVQFICSSPVVAMVWEGEGVVASSRKIIGATNPLEADSGTIRGDFGINVGRNLIHGSDAIETAKGEINLWFNEQELISWEPTLKSWLCE from the coding sequence ATGGAACGTACATTTATTATGATCAAACCTGATGGTGTACAGAGAAAATTAGTCAGCGAAATCATAAGTCGTTTTGAACTTAAAGGATTCACTTTGCTAGGATTAAAATTAATGTCAGTTAATAAAGAACTAGCAGAGGAGCATTATGGTATTCATAAAGAGCGTCCTTTTTTTAAAGACTTAGTTCAATTCATATGCTCTTCTCCTGTTGTGGCGATGGTATGGGAAGGTGAAGGGGTCGTCGCATCTTCCAGAAAAATAATTGGAGCCACGAATCCATTAGAAGCTGATTCAGGAACTATTCGTGGAGACTTTGGTATAAATGTGGGCCGTAATTTAATTCACGGTTCTGATGCTATTGAAACTGCTAAAGGGGAAATAAATCTCTGGTTTAATGAACAAGAGTTAATTAGTTGGGAACCCACATTAAAGAGTTGGTTATGTGAGTAA
- a CDS encoding ABC transporter substrate-binding protein yields MLKSFKLNIVIFFGLCGLIVSGITGCSYNNVPATDKKLEFWTMQLEPKFTSYITNLIEEFEENHENVTIHWTDIPWEVMENKILTAVLSNTTPDIVNLNSSFAAKLANRNVWLDFNQYIPQKIKKSYLPNIQNSSSIDNSIFGLPWYLTTQITLYNRNLFEKSGLTSPPKTFNDLVNVAIKIKKETGKYATFFTFVPGDSGEVLESLIKMGVTLIDDEGKAGFNTPEGVKAFQYWVFLYKEGLLPPEVLTQGHRHALDLYQSGEIALISTGVESFSMIQKNAPTIAAISGSAPQITGSTGKKNVAVMNLFIPQSTKKVKEAIRFAEFVTNTNNQLVFARQANVLPSTIDGIKAYTSEQKKLQSSTPLSDAITISANQLKNTETLIPIQKNMNQLQKIIYEHLQYAMLGKKSVKQSLSDAAEDWNNFIVK; encoded by the coding sequence ATGCTTAAGTCTTTCAAGTTAAATATAGTTATATTTTTTGGATTATGTGGACTAATTGTGAGCGGGATTACTGGTTGCAGTTATAACAATGTTCCTGCGACTGACAAAAAACTAGAATTTTGGACAATGCAATTAGAACCCAAGTTTACTTCATATATTACTAATCTAATTGAAGAATTTGAAGAAAATCATGAAAATGTAACCATTCATTGGACTGATATTCCTTGGGAGGTAATGGAAAATAAAATCTTAACAGCAGTCCTTTCAAATACTACTCCAGATATAGTTAATCTTAATTCTAGCTTCGCTGCAAAATTAGCTAACCGTAATGTCTGGCTAGATTTTAATCAATATATTCCTCAAAAAATTAAGAAAAGTTATCTTCCAAATATTCAAAATTCTAGTAGTATAGATAATTCTATTTTCGGATTACCATGGTATTTAACTACTCAAATTACTTTATATAATAGAAATTTATTTGAAAAATCTGGTTTAACTAGCCCACCAAAAACTTTTAATGACTTAGTAAATGTTGCAATTAAAATAAAAAAAGAAACTGGAAAATATGCTACTTTTTTTACTTTTGTACCTGGAGATTCTGGAGAAGTTTTAGAGTCCTTAATTAAGATGGGAGTTACATTAATTGATGACGAGGGAAAGGCAGGATTTAATACACCTGAAGGGGTAAAAGCTTTTCAGTACTGGGTTTTTTTGTATAAAGAAGGTTTGCTGCCTCCAGAAGTTTTAACACAAGGACATAGACATGCTCTTGATCTATATCAGTCTGGAGAAATCGCATTAATATCAACGGGTGTAGAGTCATTTTCAATGATTCAAAAGAATGCTCCAACTATTGCAGCAATCTCTGGTTCTGCTCCACAGATTACTGGTAGTACTGGAAAGAAAAATGTTGCGGTCATGAATCTATTTATTCCTCAAAGTACTAAAAAAGTAAAAGAAGCAATAAGATTTGCAGAATTTGTAACTAATACTAATAACCAATTAGTCTTTGCAAGGCAGGCTAATGTTTTGCCTTCAACTATAGATGGGATTAAAGCTTATACATCTGAACAAAAAAAATTACAATCTTCGACTCCTTTGTCTGATGCGATTACTATCAGTGCAAATCAACTAAAAAATACAGAAACATTAATACCTATACAAAAAAATATGAATCAATTGCAGAAAATTATTTATGAGCATTTACAATATGCGATGTTAGGAAAAAAATCTGTTAAGCAGTCTTTGTCTGATGCCGCCGAGGATTGGAATAACTTTATTGTCAAATAA